A part of Halobaculum sp. MBLA0143 genomic DNA contains:
- the pdxS gene encoding pyridoxal 5'-phosphate synthase lyase subunit PdxS → MSETDGPEDVRGAIEEIASSPERGTETVKRGFARMQKGGVIMDVVNAEQARIAEDCGAVAVMALESVPADIRKRGGVARMPDPNVVPEIIDEVSIPVMGKSRIGHTKEAEVLQALGVDMVDESEVLTPADDRYHIDKREFTAPFVCGARNLQEGLRRINEGAAMIRTKGEAGTGDVNQAVHHQRNIKSAIRKLTGMSHEEREKWAREHEAPLHLVHETAELGRLPVVNFAAGGIATPADAALMMHHGCDGIFVGSGVFGAENPESMGTAIVEAVNNWDDPERLAEIAQRAGSGMRGDANADLPEEEKLQSRGV, encoded by the coding sequence ATGAGCGAGACCGACGGTCCAGAGGACGTGCGCGGTGCGATCGAGGAGATCGCCTCCAGCCCCGAGCGCGGGACGGAGACGGTCAAGCGAGGGTTCGCCCGGATGCAGAAGGGCGGTGTCATCATGGACGTTGTGAACGCCGAACAGGCCCGGATCGCCGAGGACTGTGGTGCCGTCGCGGTGATGGCGTTGGAGTCCGTGCCGGCAGACATCCGTAAGCGCGGCGGCGTCGCTCGGATGCCCGACCCGAACGTCGTCCCGGAGATCATCGACGAGGTGTCGATTCCGGTGATGGGGAAGTCCCGGATCGGCCACACGAAGGAGGCAGAGGTGCTCCAGGCGCTCGGTGTCGACATGGTCGACGAGAGCGAGGTCCTGACGCCCGCGGACGACCGCTACCACATCGACAAGCGTGAGTTCACGGCGCCGTTCGTCTGTGGCGCTCGGAACCTCCAGGAGGGGCTGCGCCGGATCAACGAGGGTGCGGCGATGATCCGGACGAAGGGTGAGGCCGGCACGGGCGACGTGAACCAGGCCGTCCACCACCAGCGCAACATCAAGAGCGCGATCCGGAAGCTCACCGGGATGAGCCACGAGGAACGCGAGAAGTGGGCCCGCGAGCACGAGGCACCGCTCCACCTCGTCCACGAGACGGCCGAGCTCGGCCGACTGCCGGTCGTCAACTTCGCGGCCGGCGGGATCGCGACGCCCGCCGACGCGGCGCTGATGATGCACCACGGCTGTGACGGCATCTTCGTCGGCTCCGGCGTGTTCGGCGCGGAGAACCCGGAGTCGATGGGCACGGCCATCGTGGAGGCGGTGAACAACTGGGACGACCCCGAGCGGCTCGCGGAGATCGCCCAGCGCGCCGGCAGCGGGATGCGGGGCGACGCCAACGCCGACCTCCCGGAAGAGGAGAAGCTCCAGAGCCGCGGCGTGTAG
- a CDS encoding DedA family protein — protein sequence MTVALQFVDEMPDFLRSLLESELALVALLGVFVLEGAMLMYFMPSELIVPGSLVLLGTEPTTVAAVIGVSVAGATAGQTALFLLAQRGGREYLLEKRWFRVSEESLDRFDSWFDRWGPVVVPVSNTLLFTRGMLTVPAGLSELDARRFVVLSALGTLSFELLLAGAFVFGVDALEGVLF from the coding sequence ATGACGGTCGCCCTCCAGTTCGTCGACGAGATGCCGGACTTCCTGCGATCGTTGCTCGAGTCGGAACTCGCCTTGGTCGCGTTGCTCGGCGTGTTCGTGCTGGAGGGGGCGATGCTGATGTACTTCATGCCGTCGGAGCTGATCGTCCCCGGGAGCCTCGTCCTGCTCGGGACGGAGCCGACGACGGTCGCGGCCGTGATCGGCGTGTCCGTCGCCGGCGCCACCGCCGGCCAGACGGCGTTGTTCCTCCTCGCACAGCGGGGCGGCCGGGAGTACCTCCTGGAGAAGCGGTGGTTCCGGGTGAGCGAGGAGTCGTTGGACCGGTTCGACAGCTGGTTCGACCGGTGGGGGCCGGTCGTCGTCCCGGTGTCGAACACGCTGTTGTTCACTCGCGGGATGTTGACCGTTCCGGCCGGGCTGTCGGAGCTAGACGCTCGGCGGTTCGTCGTCCTGTCGGCGCTCGGGACGCTGTCGTTCGAGCTCCTGTTGGCAGGCGCGTTCGTCTTCGGCGTCGACGCGCTCGAGGGTGTGTTGTTCTGA
- a CDS encoding DsbA family protein: MDRRRLLAALATTGIAGCLGDGGSDPTATPETTGTPETTAPPQTTGTPAASQTPTSTAGDTPSATATETDAPDTATPALGAVADHPAAANLRAQPRRGEFGGHVVLAFEDPSCVRCAAFHQRVVPEIRQNLVEPGKAAFVVRPYPVVYPWGDPASRALEATFARDEATFWGLLAYYYRNRDRFGMDNVLRLTESFLAGTGVDQNAVVADVESGAADEAVAANVAAAEAADLGRTTPVVLLFRDGQFVTSANGSVSYTLIANALGEA, from the coding sequence ATGGACAGACGCCGACTGCTGGCTGCGCTGGCGACCACCGGAATCGCCGGCTGTCTGGGGGATGGCGGCTCGGACCCCACCGCGACTCCAGAGACGACTGGAACGCCGGAGACGACTGCACCGCCACAGACGACCGGAACACCGGCGGCGAGCCAGACCCCGACCTCGACAGCCGGTGACACGCCGTCGGCGACGGCGACCGAGACGGACGCGCCGGACACGGCGACGCCCGCCCTCGGCGCCGTCGCAGACCACCCGGCGGCGGCGAACCTCCGCGCACAGCCCCGCCGAGGCGAGTTCGGCGGCCACGTCGTCCTCGCGTTCGAGGACCCCTCCTGTGTCCGGTGTGCGGCGTTCCACCAGCGTGTCGTCCCCGAGATCAGACAGAACCTCGTCGAGCCGGGGAAGGCGGCGTTCGTCGTCCGGCCGTACCCGGTCGTCTACCCGTGGGGCGACCCCGCCTCCCGGGCGTTGGAGGCGACGTTCGCGCGCGACGAGGCGACCTTCTGGGGGCTGTTGGCCTACTACTACCGGAACCGGGACCGGTTCGGCATGGACAACGTCCTCCGGCTGACGGAGTCGTTCCTCGCGGGCACCGGGGTCGACCAGAACGCGGTCGTCGCGGACGTGGAGTCGGGCGCGGCCGACGAGGCCGTCGCGGCGAACGTGGCGGCGGCGGAGGCGGCCGACCTGGGCCGGACTACCCCCGTCGTGTTGTTGTTCCGCGACGGCCAGTTCGTCACGAGCGCGAACGGCAGCGTGAGCTACACGCTGATCGCCAACGCGCTGGGGGAGGCATGA
- a CDS encoding PH domain-containing protein → MSQETQPHSETTESSTDSETDSSPADDATTGGREYPITAVPTVRPTLVWLVIVGLGGGALTGLVVSNPGLFGGATQANVVGNAVLLLTGIGVARFLIRVYVLRRTEYVVDERSLVRQYSLLLRTWRREVPLTMVRSHQLEQGRIQKLLGYGTISVNDGLGDIRFENVRDPRDLNEVIAEQVSRAAGRGHPDGT, encoded by the coding sequence ATGAGCCAGGAGACACAGCCACACTCCGAGACGACAGAGTCGTCGACGGACAGTGAGACGGACAGTTCACCGGCAGACGACGCGACGACAGGCGGCCGTGAGTACCCCATCACCGCGGTGCCGACGGTCAGACCCACGCTCGTGTGGCTGGTGATCGTCGGCCTGGGCGGCGGTGCGCTCACGGGGCTCGTCGTGTCGAACCCCGGACTGTTCGGCGGAGCGACGCAGGCGAACGTCGTCGGCAACGCCGTCCTGTTGTTGACCGGCATCGGCGTCGCCAGGTTCCTGATCCGAGTGTACGTCCTCCGGCGTACGGAGTACGTCGTCGACGAACGGTCGCTGGTCCGACAGTACAGTCTCCTGTTGCGAACCTGGCGCCGCGAGGTGCCGCTCACGATGGTGCGGAGCCACCAGCTGGAGCAGGGCCGAATCCAGAAGCTGTTGGGCTACGGCACGATCTCTGTCAACGACGGGCTCGGAGACATCCGGTTCGAGAACGTCCGCGACCCGAGAGACCTGAACGAGGTGATCGCCGAGCAGGTGAGTCGGGCGGCCGGCCGCGGCCACCCGGACGGCACCTGA
- the tmk gene encoding dTMP kinase encodes MLVTLEGLDGSGKTTAWEALRDAYPDAVFTREPTESWYGETVNRSLADDDADPLAELFLYTADHAAHLSRVVRPALADDRLVISDRYTDSRYAYQAASLSETELERPLEYVQGIHRAFTREPDATLFFQLDPQTAAERAGADNKFERAGFLAEVDDNYRRLREAEPERFVEVDASASPEVVIERVESLVAELTGREPDH; translated from the coding sequence ATGTTGGTGACGCTGGAGGGGCTCGACGGGAGTGGGAAGACGACCGCCTGGGAGGCGCTCCGGGACGCCTACCCGGACGCGGTGTTCACGCGCGAGCCGACGGAGTCGTGGTACGGGGAGACGGTGAACCGCTCGCTCGCCGACGACGACGCCGACCCGTTGGCGGAGCTGTTCTTGTACACCGCGGACCACGCCGCACACCTCTCGCGTGTCGTCCGGCCGGCGCTGGCCGACGACCGGCTCGTGATCTCCGACCGGTACACGGACTCCCGGTACGCCTACCAGGCCGCCAGTCTCTCCGAGACGGAGTTGGAACGGCCCTTGGAGTACGTCCAGGGGATCCACCGCGCGTTCACCCGGGAGCCGGACGCGACGCTGTTCTTCCAGTTGGACCCACAGACCGCCGCAGAGCGGGCAGGCGCCGACAACAAGTTCGAACGCGCCGGGTTCCTCGCGGAGGTGGACGACAACTACCGCCGGCTCCGAGAGGCGGAGCCGGAGCGGTTCGTCGAGGTGGACGCGAGCGCGTCGCCGGAGGTCGTGATCGAGCGTGTCGAGTCACTCGTGGCGGAGCTGACGGGTCGAGAGCCGGATCACTGA
- a CDS encoding methyl-accepting chemotaxis protein — MTDHGITAEQRRAVDGRELTAELGIDAEEIAWRKAFTRFDETDERRLSELSDTFDRIADDLVSEFYDHLGAFTESRAVLDGSPKSVSALEASQAGYLRDLGGGEYGRSYFDRRARVGKIHDVIDMGPKFYLGAYSIYYRGIVDAVQEDVLSELRAGELDGVEGPTDESRVASGGDDEATTDDSVGASADSEGVTGVVETALDTLTDRVMSALKLMLLDQQVAMETYLHSYNERVQAAADRRRDLATTVTEEVDEPLTELATEAAETVETADSAAETAEEAVDQMDTAADEVSQLSASVEEVAATADDVAATSERAEELAADGRESAEDALSRMDAVETATETVVEDVSTLVDRVEEIESVVEVIDEVADQTNLLALNASIEAARAGEDGDGFAVVAEEVKSLAEDSREQAGRIEETVAEIRRDVDDTVDSLDTASQRVNEAAMSVESTLSDLDGIAEAAAETAAGMEEVSRATDDQASGTESVATTVESAAEAVRTVAADAASLAAANREQLNRVETVETAVERLETE; from the coding sequence ATGACAGACCACGGGATCACGGCCGAGCAACGACGCGCAGTCGACGGGCGAGAGTTAACCGCGGAGCTGGGGATCGACGCCGAGGAGATCGCATGGCGGAAGGCGTTCACACGGTTCGACGAGACGGACGAACGACGGCTCTCGGAGCTGTCCGACACGTTCGACCGGATCGCGGACGACCTCGTCTCGGAGTTCTACGACCACCTGGGGGCGTTCACGGAGAGTCGGGCGGTGCTGGACGGCTCCCCGAAGTCGGTGTCGGCACTCGAAGCCTCACAGGCGGGCTACCTCCGCGACCTGGGTGGCGGCGAGTACGGTCGGTCGTACTTCGACCGGCGGGCCCGAGTCGGCAAGATCCACGACGTGATCGACATGGGACCGAAGTTCTACCTCGGGGCGTACTCCATCTACTACCGCGGAATCGTCGACGCCGTCCAGGAGGACGTGCTCTCGGAGCTCCGGGCCGGCGAACTTGACGGCGTCGAGGGACCGACCGACGAGAGCCGGGTGGCGTCTGGTGGCGACGACGAGGCTACGACTGACGACTCCGTCGGGGCGTCTGCCGACAGCGAGGGAGTCACCGGAGTCGTCGAGACGGCACTGGACACGCTCACCGACCGGGTGATGTCTGCGCTGAAGCTGATGCTGCTCGATCAACAGGTGGCGATGGAGACGTACCTCCACTCGTACAACGAACGGGTGCAGGCGGCGGCCGACCGGCGGCGCGACCTGGCGACGACTGTCACGGAGGAGGTGGACGAGCCGCTGACGGAGCTGGCGACGGAGGCGGCCGAGACGGTCGAGACGGCCGATTCGGCCGCAGAGACGGCCGAAGAAGCCGTCGACCAGATGGACACCGCCGCGGACGAGGTGAGCCAACTGAGCGCGAGCGTCGAGGAGGTGGCCGCGACGGCCGACGACGTGGCGGCGACCAGCGAACGGGCCGAGGAGCTGGCGGCCGACGGCCGCGAGTCGGCCGAAGACGCTCTGAGTCGGATGGACGCCGTGGAGACGGCGACGGAGACGGTCGTCGAGGACGTGTCGACGCTCGTCGACCGGGTAGAGGAGATCGAGTCGGTCGTCGAGGTGATCGACGAGGTGGCCGACCAGACGAACCTCCTGGCGCTGAACGCCTCGATCGAGGCCGCACGCGCCGGCGAGGACGGGGACGGCTTCGCCGTGGTCGCCGAGGAGGTGAAGTCGTTGGCCGAAGACTCCCGCGAACAGGCTGGCCGAATCGAGGAGACGGTCGCGGAGATCCGCCGGGACGTGGACGACACGGTCGACAGCCTGGACACGGCGAGCCAACGGGTGAACGAGGCGGCCATGAGCGTGGAGTCGACACTGTCGGATCTCGACGGAATCGCCGAGGCGGCCGCCGAGACCGCGGCCGGGATGGAGGAGGTGTCGCGGGCGACGGACGACCAGGCGAGCGGGACGGAGTCGGTTGCGACGACCGTCGAGTCGGCGGCGGAGGCGGTCCGGACGGTCGCGGCGGACGCGGCGTCGCTCGCGGCCGCGAACCGAGAGCAGCTGAACCGTGTCGAGACGGTCGAGACGGCCGTCGAGCGGTTGGAGACGGAGTGA
- a CDS encoding peptidylprolyl isomerase has translation MSQPTVTFDTTHGEFTVTLFADRAPRTVENFLGLARHDPAADAEPAPDTNTWEDPQTGEVRGDSLYQGTQFHRIIGDFMIQGGDPTGTGRGGPGYQFDDEFHDDLTHEGPGVLSMANSGPDTNGSQFFVTLDAQPHLDGKHAVFGEVTDGMDVIEEIGAVQTDRNDAPRDPVEIEAVHVDE, from the coding sequence ATGAGTCAGCCGACAGTGACGTTCGACACGACGCACGGTGAGTTCACAGTGACGCTGTTCGCGGACCGAGCGCCGCGGACGGTCGAGAACTTCCTCGGGCTGGCGCGTCACGACCCGGCGGCCGACGCCGAGCCGGCGCCGGACACGAACACTTGGGAGGACCCGCAGACGGGAGAAGTACGGGGCGACTCGCTGTACCAGGGGACGCAGTTCCACCGGATCATCGGCGACTTCATGATCCAGGGCGGGGACCCGACCGGGACCGGACGCGGCGGCCCCGGCTACCAGTTCGACGACGAGTTCCACGACGACCTGACACACGAGGGGCCGGGCGTGTTGTCGATGGCCAACTCCGGGCCGGACACGAACGGCTCGCAGTTCTTCGTCACGCTGGACGCCCAGCCCCACCTCGACGGCAAACACGCCGTCTTCGGCGAGGTGACCGACGGGATGGACGTGATCGAGGAGATCGGCGCCGTCCAGACGGACCGCAACGACGCCCCCCGCGACCCGGTCGAGATCGAGGCCGTCCACGTCGACGAGTAG
- a CDS encoding DUF5821 family protein, protein MTTETRSEPPVDALERVLSATDGADEQSRYLLNPTRSYVFALASTDETASLSRPLRVLGRRAVLRELRQDFLMGSRTANLVDAGAVSLREAELDHETPAVVAPDGVHALVSVEDTAGSLPTNHPEFESDARTACAELWETADQYPLRTPALSSLRRSMTDDLGQEFRDGFETALEVAASLRDRTAFHEVRAALAVAAERELLHYDVSRWGEDSGLASTASFSRHKTDLEAEGVIETEKEPVQMGRPRQRLLLTDEYRAVVEEEGLAGLVSRVME, encoded by the coding sequence ATGACGACGGAGACGAGAAGTGAGCCGCCGGTAGACGCACTCGAACGGGTGTTGTCCGCGACCGACGGCGCCGACGAGCAGAGCCGGTACCTCCTCAACCCGACCCGAAGCTACGTGTTCGCGCTCGCCTCGACGGACGAGACGGCGTCCCTGTCTCGGCCGCTCCGTGTGCTCGGCCGCCGGGCGGTGTTGCGGGAACTCCGTCAGGACTTCCTGATGGGGAGCCGGACGGCGAACCTCGTCGACGCTGGCGCGGTGTCGCTCCGGGAGGCAGAGTTGGACCACGAGACGCCGGCGGTCGTCGCGCCGGACGGCGTCCACGCGCTCGTGTCGGTCGAAGACACCGCCGGGAGCCTCCCGACGAACCACCCCGAGTTCGAGTCCGACGCCCGGACGGCGTGTGCGGAGCTGTGGGAGACGGCCGACCAGTACCCGCTCCGGACGCCGGCGCTGTCGTCGCTCCGCCGGTCGATGACGGACGACCTCGGCCAGGAGTTCCGCGACGGGTTCGAGACGGCGTTGGAGGTGGCCGCGAGTCTCCGCGACCGCACGGCGTTCCACGAGGTGCGGGCCGCGCTTGCGGTCGCCGCCGAACGGGAACTGCTCCACTACGACGTGAGCCGCTGGGGGGAAGACTCCGGACTCGCCTCCACGGCCTCCTTCTCCCGCCACAAGACGGACCTGGAGGCCGAGGGCGTGATCGAGACGGAGAAAGAGCCCGTCCAGATGGGCCGTCCGCGCCAACGGCTCCTACTCACCGACGAGTACCGCGCTGTCGTGGAGGAGGAAGGGCTGGCTGGACTCGTCAGCCGGGTCATGGAGTGA
- a CDS encoding C39 family peptidase yields the protein MDDAREAAAQTVKQAARREKFADWKGATLGRPTTFHARNAADGPKYVPAVYSFAVQKQEEAVGYVTTGARPGWADVIEYSRASPPQKHVGATKTRARRKGARPTGRLVYHGGVKYGVELADGRGVNVRNGRAAPLSGIDPASIESSPSASGGTLTSSREQLWGVPAWSVPNDEPEEDPDPWAHWDGCVPVAASMIISYHEGVSESQKHEYVDVLHKSMNTLHDGTTLPTDIDDGIDNFDDYGLGSRSYIGDNIYVWSHPNFVKQEIGAERPFLLNMTNGGEPDNKRGSYGDHTVAVVGYSQSGGELIIHDTWDQYAHHLDYWSWDAASYTKVRPY from the coding sequence ATGGATGACGCCCGGGAGGCAGCAGCACAGACGGTGAAGCAGGCTGCGAGACGTGAGAAGTTCGCCGACTGGAAGGGTGCGACGCTGGGTCGTCCAACCACGTTCCACGCTCGCAACGCCGCTGACGGTCCGAAGTACGTTCCAGCGGTCTACTCGTTCGCAGTTCAGAAGCAAGAGGAAGCAGTTGGCTACGTCACGACCGGAGCACGACCCGGTTGGGCCGATGTGATCGAGTACAGCAGAGCGAGCCCGCCGCAGAAACACGTCGGAGCAACGAAGACTCGTGCTCGGCGAAAAGGCGCACGCCCGACGGGTCGACTCGTCTACCACGGGGGCGTGAAGTACGGGGTCGAACTCGCGGACGGCCGTGGGGTGAACGTCCGGAACGGACGTGCGGCACCACTGAGTGGGATCGATCCGGCGAGTATAGAGTCATCACCTTCAGCTAGTGGTGGTACGCTCACCAGCAGTCGTGAACAGTTGTGGGGTGTACCGGCGTGGTCAGTGCCGAACGACGAACCGGAAGAGGACCCTGATCCGTGGGCGCACTGGGACGGCTGTGTCCCAGTTGCTGCGTCGATGATCATTTCGTATCATGAAGGTGTATCAGAGTCACAGAAACACGAGTATGTCGACGTACTCCACAAGAGCATGAACACACTGCACGACGGAACGACACTCCCGACGGACATCGACGATGGAATCGACAACTTCGACGATTACGGTCTGGGAAGTAGATCGTACATCGGAGACAACATCTACGTCTGGAGTCACCCCAACTTCGTGAAACAGGAGATCGGTGCCGAGCGACCGTTCTTATTGAATATGACGAACGGGGGAGAGCCAGACAACAAGCGCGGGAGCTACGGGGACCACACCGTAGCGGTTGTTGGCTACAGTCAGAGTGGTGGTGAACTGATAATTCACGACACCTGGGACCAGTACGCTCATCATCTCGACTACTGGAGCTGGGACGCTGCTAGCTACACGAAAGTCCGGCCGTACTGA
- a CDS encoding RNA-guided endonuclease InsQ/TnpB family protein yields the protein MEVRRTVPVTLEVDSHDAALLEDTVDQFLWAAQYVTDHAFQGEYVTTSKTTLNDDTYDDVRKATDLHSNHVQSARNKAAEACKGVVERWKQGKEASKPQFSSPHLVYESRTATFHDEYVSLATVDGRIEADYVLPEDTTDTPHEQYLFNDDYNITSAELHRQHSEWQLHICCTADVEINTSAQAATENGTVLGVDLGVNQLAVTSTGRFWTGNEFDHWRREYEKRRGDLQDHGTRWAHETIQSVGRKEKGRFTLMLHRISNELVAEARENGCTVIAFEDLTDIRERTGASWGHKWAFDRLYEYVEYKAEAYGLRVEQVNPKNTSRRCSECGFTHPDNREGAQFECLNCEYQNDADYNAAKNIGLRFLRQNQTGAGGGALVGVRLNSGMVNVNGEYSPADDSARTGVHAESPPL from the coding sequence ATGGAAGTGCGCCGGACTGTTCCCGTCACGCTTGAGGTGGACAGTCACGACGCTGCACTTCTCGAAGACACCGTTGACCAGTTCCTCTGGGCTGCTCAATACGTCACCGACCATGCCTTCCAAGGCGAATACGTCACCACGAGCAAGACCACGCTCAACGACGACACCTACGACGACGTTCGGAAGGCAACTGACCTCCACTCGAACCACGTCCAGTCGGCCCGCAACAAGGCTGCCGAAGCGTGCAAAGGCGTTGTCGAACGCTGGAAACAGGGTAAGGAAGCGTCAAAACCACAGTTCAGCAGCCCTCACCTCGTGTATGAGTCGCGGACGGCCACGTTCCACGACGAGTACGTGAGCCTCGCCACAGTCGACGGGCGAATCGAGGCCGACTACGTACTACCCGAGGATACGACGGACACGCCCCACGAGCAATACCTGTTCAACGACGACTACAATATTACTAGTGCAGAACTTCACCGGCAACACAGTGAGTGGCAACTTCACATCTGTTGCACAGCAGACGTGGAGATTAACACGTCGGCACAGGCAGCCACCGAGAACGGAACGGTTCTCGGGGTTGACCTCGGCGTGAACCAACTTGCCGTCACTAGCACAGGCCGGTTTTGGACAGGGAACGAGTTCGACCACTGGCGCAGAGAATACGAGAAACGGCGTGGCGACCTGCAAGACCACGGCACGCGGTGGGCACACGAGACCATCCAGTCAGTCGGACGCAAAGAAAAAGGTCGGTTCACGCTGATGCTCCATCGTATCAGCAACGAACTGGTCGCAGAGGCTCGTGAGAACGGCTGTACGGTGATTGCCTTCGAGGACCTGACCGACATCCGAGAGCGGACAGGGGCGTCGTGGGGCCACAAGTGGGCGTTCGACCGACTGTACGAGTACGTCGAGTACAAAGCCGAAGCGTACGGGCTGCGTGTCGAACAAGTGAACCCGAAGAACACGTCACGACGGTGTTCCGAGTGTGGGTTCACTCACCCTGACAACCGGGAGGGAGCGCAGTTCGAGTGTTTGAACTGTGAGTACCAGAACGACGCGGACTACAACGCAGCAAAGAACATCGGTTTGCGGTTTCTCCGTCAGAACCAAACTGGGGCTGGTGGAGGCGCACTCGTAGGCGTGCGCTTGAACAGCGGGATGGTGAACGTGAACGGCGAATATTCGCCTGCCGATGACTCGGCCAGAACGGGAGTCCACGCTGAAAGCCCACCCCTTTAG
- a CDS encoding RNA-guided endonuclease InsQ/TnpB family protein codes for MLETTRTYVARITNHRQVRDDLDQCGFSASKLWNVGRYYIQQRWDDDGEIPDEAELKSELKHHERYSDLHSQSSQRVLEELAEAFTSWFDSDDDANPPGYRKYGDDHPRSTVTWKQNGIRHDTKHGQLRLSKGFNLRESRSDFILAEYETRPDVEVENIQQARAVWNGDEWELHLVCRKQIPVENAPGDKTAGIDLGISNYLAIDFEGGSPELYPGNTLKQDKHYFTREEYQTEGEKGPSRRAQKARRKLSRRKDHFLHTLSKHIVKRCVEEGVEKIAVGDLTGIREDENGDSRNWGASGNKKLHGWEFARFTRLLEYKAEERGILVDWVDEENTSKTCSCCGQIRDANRVERGLYVCSSCETTMNADVNGAVNIRRKITQSPPAGDISNGCLAQPGVFLFDRESGRFTPREQGACKP; via the coding sequence ATGCTGGAGACGACCCGCACGTACGTCGCACGCATCACGAACCACCGGCAGGTTCGTGACGACCTCGACCAGTGCGGATTCTCCGCATCCAAACTGTGGAACGTCGGTCGCTACTATATCCAACAACGGTGGGATGATGACGGTGAGATTCCCGACGAAGCCGAGCTGAAATCGGAGTTGAAACACCACGAACGCTACAGTGACCTGCACTCGCAGTCAAGTCAGCGAGTTCTCGAAGAACTTGCTGAAGCGTTCACCAGCTGGTTTGACTCCGACGACGACGCGAACCCACCAGGCTACCGGAAGTACGGCGATGATCACCCACGCTCCACCGTGACGTGGAAGCAAAACGGAATCAGGCACGACACTAAACACGGCCAGCTCCGCCTCTCAAAAGGCTTCAACCTGAGAGAGTCGCGGTCTGACTTCATCCTCGCAGAATACGAGACACGCCCTGACGTGGAAGTCGAGAACATCCAGCAAGCGCGGGCCGTCTGGAACGGTGACGAGTGGGAACTCCACCTCGTCTGTCGAAAGCAGATTCCTGTCGAAAACGCCCCTGGCGACAAGACAGCGGGTATCGACCTCGGTATCAGCAACTACCTCGCCATCGACTTCGAGGGTGGTTCTCCAGAGTTGTATCCGGGGAACACACTGAAACAGGACAAGCACTACTTCACTCGAGAAGAGTACCAGACGGAAGGCGAGAAGGGCCCGTCACGTCGTGCTCAGAAGGCTCGTCGGAAACTGTCCCGACGCAAGGATCACTTCCTTCACACCCTCTCGAAGCACATCGTCAAGCGATGCGTGGAAGAAGGCGTGGAGAAGATTGCTGTTGGAGACCTCACAGGCATCCGCGAAGACGAGAATGGTGACTCTCGGAATTGGGGCGCGTCGGGGAACAAGAAACTCCACGGGTGGGAGTTCGCCCGGTTCACCCGGTTGCTGGAGTACAAGGCGGAGGAACGCGGTATCCTTGTTGATTGGGTGGATGAAGAAAACACCTCGAAGACGTGTTCGTGTTGTGGACAGATCCGTGACGCGAACCGCGTGGAGCGTGGGCTGTATGTCTGTTCGTCGTGTGAGACGACGATGAATGCAGACGTGAATGGTGCGGTGAACATCCGGAGAAAGATAACTCAGAGTCCCCCAGCTGGGGATATAAGTAACGGCTGCTTGGCACAGCCCGGAGTCTTCCTGTTCGACCGTGAGAGCGGTCGGTTCACACCGAGAGAACAGGGGGCCTGCAAACCGTAA